ATTGTTGCAAACCGCCGACAACCGCTACCAACCGCAAAAGCTGCGTTTGCGGATGGTAGCGGGAAAACCAGTCGCGCCCTTAGCAACACTGAGAATGAATGCTTTTGTAATTAACTTGTAGTTTATTCCCTGAAGTTTTGTTTTCGTTATTGGGCCTTTAATAATCATCTCTTGGGTTCTTGCTTTTTCTAGTTCACAAATGGGCCTAAAGCGTGGCCCAATATAGAGTCATAGTCAACTTAGCTAAAGGAGACCGTTGTGAAACTAGTTTAGGATTTTGATTAGCTTTAAAAGCAAGAGAAAATAAGGCGTAACGTCCCCACGCACAATTGCTACGTCTCTCTCGCTCAACGTTTCTAGCCAACACCCCCCAACAAACAAACTCTCTCTCTCTCTCTCTCATCTTATATCACTAGTGTTGTTCAACCTAAATCGAAGACGAATCTCGGAATCTCCGGTGACGGATTTGAGGAAGAGATGTGTTGTGGACGGATTTGCATGCTGTGCACGTGTTTGATTCTGGTGGTGATCGCGATTGGGTTTCTATTCGGGTTCGGAGTTTTCAAGGATGGTTTCCACAAGATCCACGATTCCGGTAAACTCGAATGCGATCCCAGATTCGGCTGCGGCTGAGGCGTTGGCCGTCGCGGTTACGGTTTCCCCGGTAAAAACTAGCTAAGTAAGCTTGTGTGATCTGATCAAATCTTTCGAATCGACGGCGTTGTGTGTTGGATTCGGATTTGGATACATCGAATTTTAGGTTTTGTTTTGTCACGTTTCTCTCCATAATATTTGATTCCTTTGTGCATTCTAGTGTTTCGTTAACCAGATTTTATTTTATTTTAGCTACATCCGTAACGTCTCTAATTCTTAATTTCATCATTCTTTTATGTTAATGCAATTTTCGCAGCTTTTGAGCATAAAGATAAAACCTATAAGCGTTAGGCTATTAAATAATAATAAAAAACAATAAACATATAAACATATAAAGTTATAAATATTCTTATTCTTATTCTTATCTCCACTAAAGTAAAGATTCTCGATGACTACAAAAAGTAAAATTCTCGCAACAGGTAAACCACTTCAAGTCTTGTTCACAAGTGACAGATTATATTTTTATTTTAGGTGTGTCTGCGGAGTGGTAAAGGGATCCTAGTGGTTAATTACTTTTAAAGAGTTTGTTAAATTTGTTTATTGGTAATAAATTGATTCTCGAATAATATTTGGAAAACTATATTTTCAAATGAATTGCCAAACCAAAAAAAAGCTATAAACGGTCGGGCGGGTAAATCTAAAAGTCCAACTAACAAATTAAAACGACTCAGGGGTACTTTCGGGATTCTCCCAACTTCAGTAGAGAGCCTCTTGCTTAAAAAGCGGGTTTTCGGGTCAGTGAGTGTTTTGACTTCCTTCATAAGAAAAGAGTTAATATAACAAACAAAGGAAGAAAGCCAACCACAGGGAGATTACCAACAAAGAAGAGAAGGAGAAGCCAAACAGACGAACGATTAACAAGATGAGGATCACTGTGATGACCGCCGGCGAACAAATCATCACCCTTGACGTCGATTCACACGAAACCGTAAGTCTCCCCCTCCCCTCAAAAACCCTAGCTTTCATGATTCTTCGCTTATTTAAAATCACAATGCACTCATCTCGAATTGATCGATTAACGATCTTGGGTTTAGCTTCTTCTTCCTTGATTAGTGGACCCTTTTTGCTGATCATTATTAGGTTTTTTTTTTTTTTCTCTCGTAGGTTGAGAATGTTAAAGCCTTGCTGGAGGTTGAGGTAAGCGATCTCAGATCTCTCTTGTCGCTTTGTATTGTGAGAATAAAAGTTTGAATTCTGCTCAAAGTTAGGGTTTTTGGAACTTAAGCTACTTTGTGTGTTTTTTGTATCAATGAGCAGGCGAATGTTCCGATTCAGCAGCAGCAGCTCTTGTACAATGGCGACGAGATGAGCAACTCTGATAAATTGAGTGCATTGGGTGTAAAGGACGATGATTTGTTGATGATGATGGTTTCCAACGCCTCATCTGGGTACGGTCGATTGAAACTTGCTACTCTTCTTTTGAATATTTCAATGTGGTTACTCTTGGTTTTTGTTTGCTTGGATGATTCAGTAGTGCGGCAGGGAGTGATTTGGGTATGAATCCTGATGGGTCAGCTTCGAACCCTGCAGCTTTTCAGCAACACATTCGGGGTGATTCTAATATTATGGGACAGTTATTCCAGGTGTGTATTGATGGGTAGTTAGAACTTTAGTTTGGGAAGTGTGGTATTGTTACTTGGCCTTTGTTTTGTTACTCTGTTAGTTACCTTGGGTTTTGATGTTGTGAGTGGTAGACGGATCCTGAGCTTGCACAAGTGATTTCTGGAAGCGATTTAAACAAGTTACAGGATGTTTTGCGTTCACGGCATCAACAGCGATCTGTAGCGCAGCGTCAAAAGGAGGAGGAACTCGTAAGCCTTTTGTTTTCTCGAAAAATCGAGTTTCAGTGAAACTACCACTATCAAAGAATTCTGCTTATGTATTCCCCCTCCTCCTTGCAGGCCCTTCTGTATGCAGATCCGTTTGATGTTGAAGCACAGAAGAAAATCGAAGCTGCAATTCGTCAGGTTAATTGTTCTTACTTAAGTTTCATGTACTGAAGTCTAGTATGTCTGTAGTTGCAAATAAGTCTTTTGTGATTCCACGATGCAAATATTCACTTAGGTTTGGTTCTTGTGTTATCCTAATTAGCTTGTTATCTTTTCGTATCATTCCTGACTTGTGGTGCTATCTCGATACCTTTGAGCAGAAAGGAATTGATGAGAACTGGGAAGCTGCCCTTGAACATAACCCTGAAGGTTTTGCTCGGGTGGTATGTATGCTCTGGTTTAGATTATGCTTCTTAAACTCCTTACCTTTCTTGTAAGCAGTCTTGAGTTGTTTTTTCTTTCACATTTCCGTAGATAATGCTGTATGTGGATATGGAGGTCAATGGTATACCTCTAAAGGTAACAATTCCGCAACCAGAATACCTCTATCTATTGGTTCATGTTTAGATCATTTGTATGTTCTAAGCCTATATTTGACACCATCTCCAGGCTTTTGTTGATAGTGGTGCTCAATCTACAATCATATCCAAGAGTTGTGCTGAGAGATGCGGGTAACTCTTGCAGCTTTTTCTGTTTGTTCTGGTACTTCTTCATGAGTCTTGTTTGAATGGTTACTTTCAGATTGCTGAGACTCATGGATCAACGGTATAAAGGTATTGCTCAGGGTGTTGGCCAAACAGAGATATTAGGCCGCATTCATGTCGCTCCAATCAAGGTAACACCGCAAATGTTATTCCTTATAATGATGTTATAATATGATCTTTGCAAAAGAAATTGAATATCTCGTAACTTGCAGATTGGAAAAAACTTTTACCCGTGTTCATTCATAGTGCTGGATTCGCCTAACATGGAGTTCCTTTTTGGCCTTGATATGCTGCGTAAGCATCAGGTAACATCTCCATCATTTGATTTTAAACTTACTGTACGTGTTTGAACCAAACGTAAACCCTTTTTTTCTCTGTATGTAGTGCACTATTGATTTGAAGGATAACGTCCTGACTGTTGGAGGAGGAGAGGTCTCGGTTCCCTTTTTGCAAGGCTAGTTTTCTACCTACCATCTTATTCTTGAACCTCTTTTTATGTTTGTTATCATTATTTTCAATTAAACTGAAAAAAAGAACCGCTACTTTCTTCAGAGAAAGACCTCCCTTCTCGATTTCTGGATGAAGGTGGTGTTCCGAATCAAGCATCTAGCTCTGGAGCAGCGGTAAGAGACTTTACATTTTGTTCATTATCTTTTGTTTTTGATGAATTACTCAGTTTGGAAGTAAGTTCTTATGATCAAATTGTTTTGGTCATACAGGTTCCTTCTGGGTTTACAGAGAAGAAGAGTAACACAGTTGCAAGCCCAGCGAGTCAACCTTCAAGAGCAGAGGTAAAAGAAGCTGCGTTGAAAGTTTTAGTCTCACTTCTTGCTTTTCCATTTCCAGACTGTGTTATTCATTTTCATCATGTAAACCCAAACCCACAGGGACCTGAATTTGAAGCCAAGATTGCAAAGCTTGTTGAGTTAGGATTCTCCAGGGAAGCAGTTGTGCAAGCTCTGAGATTGTTTGAAGGAAACGAAGAACAAGCTGCTGGGTTTCTCTTTGGTGGATGAAGATTCAAAAACAAAATTGTCGCATTTACCTAAAAGGCCAACAAACTGTGATTTAAAGAGACTTTTTAAATCTCCCTTTTATTATTTGTATTTTATTAGCTCTTCTTTACAAAACATAGCACTGGTGCAACTGCGAGAGACCATGTCCTCATGACATCTCTCAGACCATGTCTCCATGACAATGTTGTTGCGTAAGCAGACCAAGGATTTCGTAGAAATGGAATTGTTTCTCTCTCTCTCTCTCATTCGATTTATATATCAGTTTCTTCAACTTAATGATTACTTGTTATCCGCTTAGTACTTCCCGCCGGCATCTATGTGATGGGGCCCACGTAAACAAGGGTTGACGGTTGGGATGATCGGGTGCACAATAGCAATTTCATAAATCATCACCGCCCTGTTTATTTCTAAAGCATCAAATTTAATCAAGGTTTAAATTTTTTTTGAAACCATAGCTCTAAATAACTACAGAACTAAATATCAAAAGTAATTTTTTAGTACTTTCAATAAAATTCTACGGATTTAAAGCCACTACAAAAAAAAATGTTGAAAATTTTAAAGCAGTCATTACCCATGGTACCCTTAGGGTTTTAGCGACTTGCGACGGTTCTGTGAGATTCCCAATCAGGGGAGATGCTGAAACTAGGGTTTAGGTTATCGATTGGCATTCAACACCGCGTGCTCGTGATTCCATTGTGAGTTTAATTTAATTCTTTCTTTATCTTATTATTATGATCCCTCTACGTTTTTTTTTTTTTTTTTTTTTTTTTTTTTTTTTCATTTCATACAAAATCGCCCCTTCGTTTCTCATGTATATTTGCCTTTGTTTCAAAGTTTATGACTTTTGAGAGAATTGAATCGTGGGTAGCACTGGGAAATGGATAAGCTTTTTTTATCTTCTTCTGTGATCTCACTACTTTCACGTGTGATTGATTGTTACCACCAAGTTGAAATCCTCAGTTTTTTTTCACTTTAGGTTGAATAAACACTCGTTGCCGCCAAGAATCTTGTGTTCAGATAAGCGCGATTACAATTCCTCTGGACTGAGTAGGTATGTTCCGAAGAAGCTCCGGGAGATTAGTGAAGAATTGAAAACTCAGCCTCTTGATAGCTCTGACAAGGGCATAAATGCTAGTAGATGGGATCCTAGTGTACCAGGGTCTAAAGCAAACGAGAAAGAGGCTAGGGAGGAGATATATATGGATCTGCAAGAGAGAAACGATGCTGAGAGTTACATGAACGTGTCTCTCCATGGCTCTAATGAAGGTGTTATGAGCTTGGAGAAGGGTATGGCTGCTGGTAGATGGGATCATTGTGTACCGGGCCCGGCTGGAGCTGGCACGCATTCGCACCTGAAGGGTAATAATGTGTCTTGTGATGACTCTGAAGAAGGTATGTAAGTTCAATATCACTTGGAAGTCTTTATTTTGATGAAAACTATATGGAATTGAATAAAAGATACTACTAATGAGTAACCTACGTTTTCTGCGATTTCTTTGCAGAGTTGGAAGAAAGCAGTGACGATGTTAGATCGACGAGACAACACAAACAAGCTTATGATGAAATCAAACTATACATGGATGCTGAGACGGCCAAGAGCAGCAAAGAAACACAAGATGCAGAGAACATGGCTATTCGTTATCTTGGTTTAAGGTTAGGCTTTTCACCTTTGAGTTTCAGTTTAAAGTGTGTAATTTCTATTTACTTTTGATTTTCTTGCATGGCCTCAAGAGCATATACAGCAGCTGAGCTGAAGAAGAAGCTCATTGGAAAGAAATATCCTCTTGAAATCGTTGACAAAGTGATCAATGACTTTCAGCATCGGTAAAAAAGATTCCTCTCTGCTTCTTTGTTTTCATCAAGTATCCACTTTACTGATTACATGAACATTTTGTTTTGTGTGTGTTATTAGAGGTTTCATCAATGACAACTTCTGCGCGGAAGCATTCACACGGTCTAGATGGTCTTCCCTATGTTGGGGACCTAGGCGGATCAAGCAAGTAAAGCTTCTTTCCACTTTTGCCATTCACATAGTTACAATCACATGATGTACTTAAAAGCAAAATGTGTACTTTAAATATTGGATCAGGCATTGTTTAAGAAAGGCGTAAGCAACGAGGACTCAGATGCTGCCATAAAGCTTGTTTTTGAGAAAGACAACCAATGCAAAGAGACGGAACCGAGTCACGGGATGTCCAAGGAAGCGTTGGATCAGCTTTATGTTCAGGCGTCAAAGCGGTGGCTCCAAGGCAGAGACTTGCCTGTAGAGAACCGTAAAGCTAGAGTTATACGGTGGCTTCAGTACAGGGGATTCAACTGGGGTGTTGTCTCTCAGCTTATGAAGAGGCTAGAATCTCCACTGTCCTCAGACTCCAGATAAATTTTATGGTTTTGGTCCCTAGGTTTTCTATTTGTTTTGAATTTCTTCCCAGTTTATGTTCGAGTAGAGTTTGATCCACACTTTCCAGTATCAATAAATTCATTTATGTAAGTTACATCCAGTCTGTTTCAAAAAAAAAAAGGTCAAAAAATTTTCAGCTCGGATTTTTCTGACCGGAAGGTCAAGGAAGTTGGTGACCTGATGACTGGGGTAAATTTAAGATTGAACGTTATTTGTAATCTCTGTGAAAAAAAATAAAAGCAAGTCGTTATCTCTAAGTTCATGCTGCATTGAAAATCACAGCAAATCATTCTAGTGAAGGTGATATCAGAAGCGCATTGGACGAAAATTCCTGAGTCAGCATTTATATATAATGAGCACAAAGGAATTTTGATGGAATCATCGAACTTTTTATTACAATGAGAAGACAAGGTCTAGATTACATTAACAACAAAATTTAAATTAGTTTTATTTATCAAAGTTATGCGGTGTTATTGGTTTATATATTTTGATTGATTTAGAAATCCATATAGTTTTTATAAATCCAAGTAAAATATGCAAATCCGGAAATTTTCCTTCAGATTTGAGTTTTTGTAGGGGTTATTGGTTGTTGTATTTTAATGGATTTGAAAATCCGAACTAAATTTAGTGTTATTGGTTCTATGATTTTCAAATCTGTATTAAAATCATGTGTTATTGGTTTAATGATTCATAAATTCTATATCAAATCAAGTGTTATTCAATCGTACGGATTTACTAATATATTTGATTTAATAATGGATTTGAATGGATTTGTTTGGATTTTTTAGTTAAAAATTCAAAGACTCAAATCCGAGGAAAAACCTCTGGATTTGCATATTTTACTTGGATTTATAAATACTATATGGATTTCTAAATCAATCAAAATGTATAAACCAATAACACCTCTTTACCTTTTTTTGCTCAACCAAACCTTCTAGCTTATCTAGAGTCTTTCATTTGCCGTATAAAAAAGTTATATTGTGTTTAAACTTTAAATCTATTTACTGATTGGGTATTTTGGACTTTAACTCACTTCACAAATTTTAAAATCATAGAACCAATAACACTAGATTTAGTTCAGATTTTCAAATCCATTAAAATACAACAACCAATAACCCCTATGCAAACTGCATTTTGGAGGTTTTGTCAAGAAAGTGATATCCAGTAAAAAATATGTGAAAGAGAATCATAACAAATTTATATTTTTAGTCTAAGGTTTCCGTAAAGAAAACATGGTTATTATCTAATATTCATTAAAAAAATTAATATTATATATTTAGATTAATGGTTGTATTAAAATTGTGTTTATACCTTGTAAACTCTTTATGCTATTAATAAAATTCTAATGGTTTATCAAAAAAAATTGTCATAACCAAGAATTAAATGGTTAATCAACTTGATAGAAAAATTGTATATTTGACATTTTCGTTTATTTACTTATGATTTCATTTTGGTTAAGTTGTTATATGTATTGAAGATTTCAACTTTGTAAAAATATTTAGAGAGGCCAAAATAGAATTCTTGAGCTCTCACATCCCGTCATAAAATAGCATTATGGGACATAGAAAACATATCAATCAGACTCTTCCAAGTAGATATGGCGCTACTTCGGATCAATTCATTTCTGACTGCTCATGGTTACAGTGAAGAGGTTGTTCTAGAAATACATGCGACAATAGTGTATTGTAAAGTGTGATTGTGAGAAAAGAAAGCTATGCCATTTGATAACTTTAATATTGATGTTGTATTTATTAACCTTGTTATAAAGTAGACATAATCAATATCTTTCATAAAAGAATTTATGGCATGTGATGCACAATAGGTGTACACTAAATTATATATAATGAAATGCAAGCCAATTATCATATGATTTTTAAATTATGCAGACAACATTAAAAAATTATTATGATTTTGTAAGGTATTAGTTATAACGATTTTTTATTGCATTGTATAAGTAACAAACTGTGCCAAAATTTACAACAAAAAAGGATAATACTTTAACTTTCTCTAAGATATTAAAACATTTCGATAAACAAAGACATTGGTTGTTTTCCCTACTTCATTATTATTGGAAGAAGGTTTTCAACCGTTCATGGCCGAATGATGCTCTAATTTGGGTTAATTGATTACAAACTAATTTAGCTTAAGTGTATATAAACTGATTTAGCTTAGGACTGGTACGTTTGTTAATATCTAACAACTTTTTTTTGGTAACCTTAACCAATTCATTATCGGTTAACATTGTGGAGGATTATGCCCAATAAATAAACTAACAAACTCGTATCTTATGTAGAAATAACAAAAGTTATCTAGTTACTTTAGTTATGGTCGACAAAAAATCTTATCTGTTAAAATAGAAGTCATGACTTATTTCATGTGTGATATTTTGAAATAGATCTTTCACTAAAAAATTATTTATATCATTTTTGTATGTGTATAGTAAAATCTTAACAATATATTTGATTCTCTTATTTATTCCCATCAATATATAACTAACTTAATATTAACTATTATATAAATGTGATTGTTAACCATTGATTTGTTATTTGATATCATGTATCTCTGTGAACGCTTCTTGATGGAAGCCTGGAAGGAAACTTCAGAATCAACAAAGACATGATGCTGAGTTCACGAGGAACTTNNNNNNNNNNNNNNNNNNNNNNNNNNNNNNNNNNNNNNNNNNNNNNNNNNNNNNNNNNNNNNNNNNNNNNNNNNNNNNNNNNNNNNNNNNNNNNNNNNNNGTTCTCTATCTCAGTTTCATCTCTTTGTTTCAAGTGGTGATACTTTTTTCTTTCTTGAAAAATGCTTGGGTTTATAAACAAGTTATTTTCCTTTCTACTTTTTTGATAGTTGTGTTGATTGGAGTTCATATGTGGTTGGTTTTGTTTTTGATGTTAGATAACTTATTCGAGAAGACATTGCAGAGATCACTAGAAGAAGCCAAGAGTGGTGAAATCTTTTAAGGAATCTGTATAGAATATTGGCGATGGCCATTTCCTCTTTCGTATACAATAACATTTTCAGTAGTTTATAATTTTCAGGAATGATTTTTTTTTGGTCTCCTTGACAGAAACTTGTGATCCCATTGAAGGACTAGAAGATTGCTGAGGAACTGCTGTTGGGAAAACTGCAAGGCTTATAGATACTTAAAGTGTCTAGATTACAGTATAAGATGGCATAGAGGTCACATCAAATAATGCTGCCATTAGGATTACCAAGTGGTGAAGAAGAATCAGTTTGTACCGGCGAATGTCATGAAGACAAGGATGTTGTAACTAGACTCTTGAGAGAGATGAAAATATGTGATGCAAGAGCTGTGTTTGATTCGTATTTCCTAAGCAGAGGGTTCAAGAAGTCATCTTCTCGTGGTGAATCAAGATTTGTGGCTTGCTTCTCGGGGTAAGCGTTTCGTTAGTTCTAACTTCTAACTATGAAAGCAGGTTTCTCACTAAACATCGTACTCAATCCTTTTTTACAGGGACTTTCCACCAAACAAAGAAGACTAACGATTGTCTATTATTTATTGGCATATGTTATAATGTGTTATCAAAACACTATAATATAATAATATAAGTATCAATGGCCATAGTTGTAAATATGCTAGTAATTAAAGGTCTAATAACTAGGGGTGTCAATTCGGGCTGGCCCGGCCCGGTCCGGCCCAAACCCGCTAAGCCCGTAAATATTTGAGCCCGGCCCGGCCCCGCCCGAAAATAATTTGGGCCTAGAATTCAAAGCCCGGCTCGGCCCTTATAGGGCTACAGGGCTTTTCGGGCTTTTGTGGGCTTTTCGAAAAATAATTTGTCATTGTCATTTCCATCGTTTTAATACATGTGAATTTTCATTNNNNNNNNNNNNNNNNNNNNNNNNNNNNNNNNNNNNNNNNNNNNNNNNNNNNNNNNNNNNNNNNNNNNNNNNNNNNNNNNNNNNNNNNNNNNNNNNNNNNNNNNNNNNNNNNNNNNNNNNNNNNNNNNNNNNNNNNNNNNNNNNNNNNNNNNNNNNNNNNNNNNNNNNNNNNNNNNAAAAAAGTATAAAGTGAGTTTAAAATTTTCTTGTCTATCACAAATTTTTTATTTTTTCGTATGTTTTAAAAACATTTTATACACAAACCAAATTTAATAAGATTTAAATAATCAAATATCAATTAAAACAAAAAATATAAGAGAACAAAATTTATGATAAACATGGTCAAACGTTTTATACTTTATATTTTGAAAATAAAAACATGTTGTACATGAAAGAAGAATGTACTTTTGTAAAATTTAAAATGTAACACTTGTAATGATGAAACAATAAAGTGCATTAAAAACTTTTATATTTGCTTTATTAGAGTTTAGATAAAAATATTAAAATAATATATCAATACTAATAATAGTTTCGATTACAAGAAAGAAGGATAATATTTACGCTAAAATATAAATTTCGGGTTTTCGGGCCGGCCCTAGCCCAAACGGACTTAAGCCCAAAATACCCAAAGCCCAAATGGGCTTAGCCCGAAAGGCCCAATTTTTTTTGGGCTTATAAAGCTAAACCCAAACCCGGTAATTTTTAGGGCTGGGCGGGCTCGGGCTACGGGCTTCGGCCCTAATTGATATGTCTATAAGTAACAAAGAAAAAAAACCGGAATGCTTTTGTATTCTTAACACGCAGAACAAACTGAGAGTTAGTATATATGCAAAATGATTCATATTCATGAGTTTATTATGCAATACAACTTTATGTTTGAAAAAAAAACAACCAGAAAAAATCACCTTTGAATGATAATTGTTATTTAAACA
This sequence is a window from Brassica oleracea var. oleracea cultivar TO1000 chromosome C1, BOL, whole genome shotgun sequence. Protein-coding genes within it:
- the LOC106324856 gene encoding DNA damage-inducible protein 1-like yields the protein MRITVMTAGEQIITLDVDSHETVENVKALLEVEANVPIQQQQLLYNGDEMSNSDKLSALGVKDDDLLMMMVSNASSGSAAGSDLGMNPDGSASNPAAFQQHIRGDSNIMGQLFQTDPELAQVISGSDLNKLQDVLRSRHQQRSVAQRQKEEELALLYADPFDVEAQKKIEAAIRQKGIDENWEAALEHNPEGFARVIMLYVDMEVNGIPLKAFVDSGAQSTIISKSCAERCGLLRLMDQRYKGIAQGVGQTEILGRIHVAPIKIGKNFYPCSFIVLDSPNMEFLFGLDMLRKHQCTIDLKDNVLTVGGGEVSVPFLQEKDLPSRFLDEGGVPNQASSSGAAVPSGFTEKKSNTVASPASQPSRAEGPEFEAKIAKLVELGFSREAVVQALRLFEGNEEQAAGFLFGG
- the LOC106342967 gene encoding uncharacterized protein LOC106342967 — protein: MLKLGFRLSIGIQHRVLVIPLLNKHSLPPRILCSDKRDYNSSGLSRYVPKKLREISEELKTQPLDSSDKGINASRWDPSVPGSKANEKEAREEIYMDLQERNDAESYMNVSLHGSNEGVMSLEKGMAAGRWDHCVPGPAGAGTHSHLKGNNVSCDDSEEELEESSDDVRSTRQHKQAYDEIKLYMDAETAKSSKETQDAENMAIRYLGLRAYTAAELKKKLIGKKYPLEIVDKVINDFQHRGFINDNFCAEAFTRSRWSSLCWGPRRIKQALFKKGVSNEDSDAAIKLVFEKDNQCKETEPSHGMSKEALDQLYVQASKRWLQGRDLPVENRKARVIRWLQYRGFNWGVVSQLMKRLESPLSSDSR